A part of Arachis hypogaea cultivar Tifrunner chromosome 12, arahy.Tifrunner.gnm2.J5K5, whole genome shotgun sequence genomic DNA contains:
- the LOC112729679 gene encoding putative protein FAR1-RELATED SEQUENCE 10, which translates to MNNINHEPISTSTNRESAMPDPEDGLLNEETLFDMSMLGNEAGFPNMMQTDIKLQSAQVPSHVSVEDMLKMEFCTVGEARELYTSYSKLKGFAIRKSKRVKNAKGEIVRYTFVCNRQGFRHKKWLDKLDRKKEHKPITRCRCVAEMRIKKNHTNRKWFVSQFGDDHNHTLLSERFIRYLPSHKNMSDVEIAQMNSMRQVRISVRPG; encoded by the exons ATGAACAACATAAATCATGAGCCGATATCGACATCAACCAATCGTGAATCGGCGATGCCAGACCCGGAGGACGGGCTTTTAAATGAG GAGACACTTTTTGACATGAGCATGTTAGGGAATGAAGCAGGGTTTCCGAATATGATGCAGACAGACATAAAGCTTCAATCTGCTCAGGTACCAAGTCATGTCAGTGTTGAAGATATGCTGAAGATGGAGTTCTGTACCGTTGGGGAAGCAAGAGAATTATACACGAGTTATAGTAAGCTAAAAGGTTTTGCAATAAGAAAGAGTAAGAGGGTAAAAAATGCCAAAGGAGAGATCGTTAGATACACTTTTGTTTGCAACAGACAAGGGTTTAGGCACAAGAAGTGGTTAGATAAGCTGGATAGGAAAAAAGAGCACAAGCCTATAACGCGATGCAGGTGTGTAGCAGAGATGAGGATAAAGAAGAATCATACTAATAGAAAATGGTTTGTTTCACAGTTTGGGGATGATCATAACCACACCCTACTCTCTGAAAGGTTTATTAGATATCTGCCTTCACACAAGAATATGTCTGATGTAGAAATTGCTCAAATGAATAGCATGAGGCAAGTTAGGATaagtgtaagacccggttaa